One genomic window of Aquificaceae bacterium includes the following:
- a CDS encoding DUF3536 domain-containing protein yields MSLLCVHCHFHQPPRENPYLGLIPVEPTAHPFENWNERIFRESYLPNLYAHYRRDGKILKIVNNYQHVSFNFTFSLLSWLLREKPWFVDRLRSVGENAIATGFNHTILPLDPEEDREVQIVWGIRAFERIFGRKPRGFWLPELAVDRRTLSLLVRHGIGYVILAPHQVKARGSYLRHSLPEGHIDIFVYDGELSHGIAFGDLINNMEEVINRTKARKGITLIAVDGETFGHHKKFGEMGLAYLLENHPGMKTLESVSMNMRPEGETEIWEFTSWSCAHGVERWRSDCGCATGGMPGWHQLWRGPMREALELVRSSVKERLFRVLEQYTKDPQKALFNFVDLLLGGSKEEYLQVNAKRPLSIEERRELFKHLYAYKYISYAFSSDGWFFADISGIEAVKNLLFAKKAMDLVGDGELEERFLMVLSTAPSNLQSYGNGLGVWQRLVLPQRVEGNDLITSIAALELSDVIPQEGTLGKFYYRVEGFEPWKVYIRDMETEEEFEGVEDLKEFDADRVPQPLLGWLLDHWALGYLQEDVNFTESYELLLEDLLMHARGKYFEAGNLIAQQVEAYLKLRLYLLLRELTPVDTLERVLEKADSLEINIRDASMKFLLERYIGRKVLQDISEEEVKRIVAFVRDYNRTVGKYELMVTLWELQNWAWENRGRLSPETLNLLEFA; encoded by the coding sequence ATGAGTCTTCTGTGTGTTCACTGTCACTTTCATCAACCGCCAAGAGAAAACCCCTATCTCGGTCTTATTCCTGTAGAGCCTACCGCTCATCCTTTTGAAAACTGGAATGAGAGAATATTCAGAGAATCCTATCTTCCCAACCTCTACGCCCACTACAGAAGGGATGGCAAGATACTGAAAATAGTCAACAACTACCAGCACGTGAGTTTTAACTTCACCTTCAGCCTTCTCTCCTGGCTCCTGAGAGAAAAGCCGTGGTTTGTTGATAGACTGAGAAGTGTGGGGGAAAACGCCATAGCCACTGGCTTTAACCACACCATACTTCCCCTTGACCCAGAAGAGGACAGAGAAGTTCAGATAGTCTGGGGTATAAGGGCCTTTGAGAGGATATTTGGAAGGAAGCCCAGGGGCTTCTGGCTTCCAGAGCTTGCAGTGGATAGAAGGACCCTATCCCTCCTGGTGAGGCATGGCATTGGCTATGTGATACTCGCACCCCATCAGGTAAAGGCGAGGGGTAGCTATCTCAGGCATAGCCTTCCGGAGGGGCACATAGACATATTTGTCTACGACGGGGAGCTCTCTCATGGTATAGCCTTTGGCGACCTGATAAACAACATGGAAGAAGTTATAAACAGAACAAAGGCAAGAAAAGGCATCACCCTTATCGCGGTGGACGGCGAGACCTTTGGCCATCACAAAAAGTTCGGTGAGATGGGGCTTGCCTACCTTCTGGAGAACCACCCGGGCATGAAGACCCTAGAGAGTGTGTCCATGAATATGCGTCCTGAGGGCGAGACAGAGATATGGGAGTTTACTTCCTGGAGCTGTGCCCACGGTGTGGAAAGGTGGAGGTCTGATTGTGGCTGTGCTACAGGGGGCATGCCCGGCTGGCACCAACTCTGGCGAGGACCCATGAGAGAAGCCCTTGAACTGGTCAGGTCCTCTGTAAAGGAAAGACTTTTCAGGGTTCTTGAACAATACACAAAAGACCCGCAAAAGGCCCTCTTTAACTTTGTAGACCTTCTCCTTGGAGGCTCAAAGGAGGAGTATCTACAGGTTAACGCAAAAAGACCTCTTAGCATAGAAGAGAGAAGAGAGCTTTTTAAGCATCTCTATGCCTACAAATACATCAGCTATGCCTTTTCTTCAGATGGCTGGTTCTTTGCTGACATTTCAGGCATAGAGGCTGTTAAAAACCTTCTCTTTGCAAAGAAAGCCATGGACCTCGTCGGTGATGGAGAGCTTGAAGAAAGATTTCTCATGGTGCTTTCCACCGCTCCAAGCAACCTGCAATCTTACGGTAACGGTCTTGGAGTATGGCAGAGACTTGTCCTGCCTCAGAGGGTTGAGGGCAATGACCTTATAACCTCCATAGCAGCCCTTGAGCTGTCTGATGTAATTCCTCAAGAGGGGACTCTTGGCAAGTTTTATTACAGGGTGGAAGGCTTTGAACCATGGAAGGTTTATATCAGGGACATGGAGACGGAAGAGGAGTTTGAGGGAGTAGAAGACCTGAAAGAGTTTGATGCTGACAGAGTGCCTCAGCCTCTGCTGGGATGGCTACTTGACCACTGGGCCCTTGGATATCTTCAGGAAGATGTAAACTTCACTGAGAGCTATGAACTTCTCCTTGAAGACCTGCTCATGCATGCACGGGGCAAATACTTTGAGGCGGGGAATCTCATAGCTCAGCAGGTTGAAGCTTACCTGAAGCTCAGGCTATATCTTCTTCTGAGGGAACTGACTCCTGTGGATACCCTTGAGAGGGTTCTGGAGAAAGCAGACAGCCTTGAGATTAACATAAGAGATGCCTCCATGAAATTCTTGCTGGAAAGATACATAGGCAGGAAGGTTCTGCAGGATATATCGGAGGAGGAGGTGAAAAGGATAGTTGCCTTCGTCAGAGACTACAACAGGACTGTGGGAAAGTATGAGCTTATGGTAACCCTCTGGGAGCTTCAGAACTGGGCATGGGAAAACAGGGGAAGGCTGAGTCCCGAGACTCTGAACCTTCTGGAATTTGCATAA
- a CDS encoding acetyl-CoA carboxylase carboxyltransferase subunit alpha produces MFLDFERDLQEIHQKIDQLRRLYNLGDREKERELRKLQREFLKKSKEVYSKLDPWERVLLARHPQRPHAMDYINLLFGNFTELHGDRCFGDDKAVVAGFGYLDSLPVAVIGQEKGRTTKEKMERNFGMPHPEGYRKAIRVARLAERYRMPVITLIDTPGAYPGIGAEERGQSEAIAQSLYTFGQLKVPTIAVIIGEGGSGGALALGVANRILMLENAVYSVISPEGCAAILWKDQSKVKEASRALKLTAQDLLKLGVIDAIVPEPLGAAHWDHRRSARILKRFLKRCLTELLNMEREELLQDRIGKFEKMGAFVEL; encoded by the coding sequence ATGTTTTTAGACTTTGAAAGGGACCTTCAGGAGATTCATCAGAAGATAGACCAGCTCAGAAGGCTCTATAACCTTGGAGACAGAGAAAAGGAGAGAGAACTAAGAAAACTCCAGAGGGAGTTTCTGAAGAAAAGTAAGGAAGTGTATTCAAAACTTGACCCATGGGAGAGGGTTCTCCTAGCAAGACATCCTCAGAGGCCGCATGCCATGGATTACATAAACCTTTTGTTTGGAAACTTTACAGAGCTTCATGGAGACAGATGCTTTGGGGATGACAAGGCTGTGGTGGCGGGCTTTGGCTACCTTGACAGTCTTCCTGTGGCAGTGATAGGACAAGAGAAGGGAAGGACAACCAAGGAGAAGATGGAGAGAAACTTTGGCATGCCTCATCCTGAGGGATACAGGAAGGCCATAAGGGTAGCAAGGCTGGCTGAGAGATACCGGATGCCTGTTATAACCCTAATAGATACGCCGGGAGCCTATCCGGGTATTGGTGCAGAGGAGAGGGGACAGTCGGAGGCCATAGCCCAGAGCCTCTATACCTTTGGTCAGTTAAAAGTTCCAACCATTGCGGTAATAATAGGGGAGGGCGGATCTGGTGGTGCACTTGCCCTCGGGGTTGCCAACAGGATACTTATGCTGGAAAATGCCGTATACTCAGTAATATCCCCAGAGGGCTGTGCGGCAATCCTCTGGAAGGACCAGAGCAAGGTAAAGGAGGCATCAAGGGCCCTCAAGCTTACAGCTCAGGACCTTCTGAAGCTGGGAGTCATTGACGCCATAGTGCCAGAGCCTCTTGGTGCAGCACACTGGGACCACAGAAGGAGTGCAAGGATTCTCAAGCGCTTTCTCAAAAGATGTCTTACCGAGCTTCTGAACATGGAGCGGGAAGAGCTCCTCCAGGACAGAATAGGGAAGTTTGAAAAGATGGGTGCCTTTGTGGAGTTATGA
- the gmk gene encoding guanylate kinase, translating to MLFVLSAPSGTGKTTVAERLLKTCPGVRRIVTATTRQKREGERHGVDYIFMDRREFEERIKEGYFLEYADVYGNYYGTPRDQVLKNEEEGGDSLLVIDVQGANSVKKAYPQSILLFLMPPSLEELRRRLLSRGYGRENLEQRLRKAEEEIACARHFDYIVVNEFIDKTVEALHTIIIAQRYRKESFLKSPGLGDENIILALQKKPCSIFEI from the coding sequence ATGCTCTTCGTTCTTTCTGCACCCTCTGGGACTGGTAAAACTACAGTAGCAGAAAGGCTTCTAAAAACCTGTCCAGGAGTAAGAAGGATAGTAACCGCAACTACAAGGCAAAAAAGAGAAGGAGAGAGGCACGGTGTTGATTACATTTTCATGGACAGGCGAGAGTTTGAAGAAAGGATAAAGGAGGGTTACTTTCTTGAATACGCAGATGTATACGGTAACTACTACGGCACGCCCAGGGACCAGGTTCTCAAAAACGAAGAGGAAGGGGGAGACTCTCTACTCGTTATAGATGTGCAGGGTGCAAACAGTGTAAAAAAAGCCTATCCCCAGAGCATACTCCTCTTTCTTATGCCTCCAAGCCTTGAAGAACTTAGAAGAAGGCTCCTGAGCAGGGGCTATGGCAGGGAGAATCTGGAGCAGAGGCTCAGGAAAGCCGAAGAAGAGATAGCCTGTGCCAGGCATTTTGATTACATAGTGGTAAACGAATTCATAGACAAGACTGTGGAGGCTTTGCATACCATAATAATTGCCCAGAGGTATAGAAAGGAAAGTTTTCTAAAAAGTCCGGGGCTTGGCGATGAGAATATCATACTGGCGCTTCAGAAAAAGCCCTGCTCTATTTTTGAAATATGA
- a CDS encoding CoA-binding protein, whose amino-acid sequence MKELHHPHSDDAFKVLKESRVVAVIGISPDPERPSYYVTERVISKGIHKVYLVNPKYAGQEILGVKVLSSLSDVPETVDIVNVFRNPAHIEPILQEALQVGARCVWLQPGCENPEVIEKYKDKINIVWNACIGVEAGYL is encoded by the coding sequence ATGAAAGAACTCCACCATCCTCACAGTGACGATGCTTTTAAGGTGCTGAAAGAGTCAAGAGTGGTGGCAGTGATAGGCATTTCTCCAGACCCGGAAAGGCCCTCTTACTATGTGACCGAAAGGGTCATATCAAAGGGTATTCATAAAGTCTACCTTGTGAACCCCAAGTATGCAGGGCAGGAAATACTGGGTGTTAAGGTCCTTTCTTCCCTTTCTGATGTGCCAGAGACTGTGGATATTGTCAACGTTTTCAGAAACCCGGCACACATAGAGCCCATCCTTCAGGAGGCCCTTCAGGTGGGGGCAAGGTGTGTGTGGCTTCAGCCTGGCTGTGAAAACCCTGAGGTTATAGAAAAGTATAAGGATAAAATAAACATAGTCTGGAACGCCTGTATAGGCGTTGAGGCAGGTTATCTTTAA
- a CDS encoding PIG-L family deacetylase has product MAELIKQKEWDIERIRNVLVIAPRPGDELLGCGGSIRFLVECGKDVSVLFLSDYGGKHTSEAWIDKVTMVKEMLGYNHAEFWKYPSNRLKEYKESLEQELTDFLLQKGIDLILCPAVFDFHQDNRAIGEVCTNLHIKLYPKKFAFYSVYSYIPGNFNIDISSYVDTIVQALHIYSECSALISNAEFFNLAVRKFNGFIFGQNAKYYESFILLEDNWDLSEIVQYVMGDIFARGQEFYKYSKVKHIYHIIGYARYLEDELSKRDTEIARLHKEKFELWKQCEEEKLKYEEQITELHAIKASKFYKLMLVYHKLKDKLLSKLLF; this is encoded by the coding sequence ATGGCTGAGCTTATTAAACAAAAGGAATGGGATATAGAAAGGATAAGAAATGTGCTGGTAATTGCTCCACGCCCCGGTGATGAACTTTTAGGGTGTGGTGGTAGTATACGCTTCTTGGTGGAATGTGGTAAAGATGTTAGTGTTTTGTTTTTATCAGACTATGGAGGAAAGCACACTTCAGAAGCTTGGATAGATAAAGTGACCATGGTTAAGGAAATGCTCGGATATAATCATGCAGAATTCTGGAAGTATCCCAGCAACAGGTTGAAAGAATACAAAGAAAGCTTAGAGCAAGAGCTGACAGATTTCCTATTGCAAAAAGGTATAGACCTAATTTTGTGCCCTGCTGTGTTTGACTTTCATCAAGACAACAGAGCCATAGGTGAAGTATGCACAAACTTACATATTAAGCTTTATCCCAAAAAGTTCGCTTTTTATTCTGTGTATAGCTATATTCCCGGAAATTTTAATATAGATATATCAAGTTATGTTGATACGATTGTTCAAGCCCTGCACATATACAGTGAATGCTCTGCTCTAATCAGTAATGCTGAATTTTTTAACCTTGCTGTAAGAAAATTTAATGGGTTTATTTTCGGGCAGAATGCAAAATATTATGAAAGCTTTATATTGCTCGAGGATAATTGGGATCTATCAGAGATTGTTCAATATGTGATGGGAGATATCTTTGCGAGAGGTCAAGAATTCTACAAATACAGCAAAGTTAAACACATATACCACATCATAGGTTATGCAAGGTATCTAGAAGATGAATTGAGCAAGAGAGATACGGAAATAGCAAGACTTCATAAAGAGAAGTTTGAACTCTGGAAACAGTGTGAAGAGGAGAAACTAAAGTATGAAGAGCAAATAACAGAGCTTCATGCAATAAAGGCTTCTAAGTTTTACAAGTTGATGTTAGTGTATCATAAGCTTAAAGACAAACTTTTGTCTAAATTGCTTTTCTAA